The following proteins are co-located in the Microbacterium sp. Clip185 genome:
- a CDS encoding alpha-ketoacid dehydrogenase subunit beta: MSEMTTLPMSKALNAGMAQAMRDSDRVLLMGEDIGPLGGVFRVTEGLQAEFGKNRVIDTPLAESGIIGTAIGLAMGGFRPVCEIQFDGFVFPGFDQITTQLAKLTNRHEGALRMPVVIRIPYGGHIGAVEHHQESPEAYFTHTPGLRVVSPSTPNDAYWMIQDAIASDDPVVFLEPKSRYWPKGEVDLSARALPLHASRIVRRGTDVTLVGHGAMVSTLLQAAALAESEGTSCEVIDLRSLSPVDYGPILDSVARTGRMVYAQEAPQFTSLGSEIAATVTERAFYSLEAPVLRVSGFDVPFPPAKLEGQYLPDADRILEAVDRALAY; this comes from the coding sequence ATGAGCGAAATGACCACCCTGCCGATGAGCAAGGCCCTGAACGCGGGCATGGCCCAAGCCATGCGCGACAGCGACCGCGTGCTGCTGATGGGCGAGGACATCGGTCCGCTCGGCGGCGTCTTCCGCGTCACCGAGGGGCTCCAGGCCGAGTTCGGCAAGAACCGCGTGATCGACACACCCCTCGCCGAATCGGGCATCATCGGCACCGCGATCGGCCTCGCGATGGGCGGGTTCCGGCCCGTCTGCGAGATCCAGTTCGACGGCTTCGTCTTCCCCGGCTTCGACCAGATCACCACGCAGCTGGCCAAGCTGACCAACCGGCACGAGGGCGCCCTGCGCATGCCCGTGGTCATCCGCATCCCGTACGGCGGGCACATCGGCGCGGTCGAGCACCACCAGGAGAGCCCCGAGGCGTACTTCACCCACACCCCGGGTCTGCGCGTGGTGAGCCCGTCCACGCCCAACGACGCGTACTGGATGATCCAGGATGCGATCGCCTCCGACGACCCGGTGGTCTTCCTCGAGCCGAAGAGCCGCTACTGGCCCAAGGGTGAGGTGGACCTCTCGGCGCGCGCGCTGCCGCTGCACGCCTCCCGCATCGTGCGCCGCGGCACCGACGTGACTCTCGTCGGGCACGGCGCGATGGTCTCGACCCTGCTGCAGGCGGCCGCGCTCGCCGAGAGCGAGGGGACCAGCTGCGAGGTCATCGATCTGCGCTCGCTCTCGCCGGTCGACTACGGCCCGATCCTCGACTCCGTCGCCCGCACCGGCCGTATGGTCTACGCGCAGGAGGCGCCGCAGTTCACCTCGCTCGGCTCCGAGATCGCCGCTACCGTCACCGAGCGCGCGTTCTACTCGCTCGAGGCGCCGGTGCTGCGCGTGTCCGGGTTCGATGTGCCCTTCCCGCCCGCCAAGCTCGAGGGGCAGTACCTGCCCGACGCCGATCGCATCCTCGAGGCCGTCGACCGCGCCCTCGCCTACTGA
- a CDS encoding dihydrolipoamide acetyltransferase family protein — protein sequence MSTQTFHLPDVGEGLTDAEIVTWHVKSGDTVAVNDVIVEIETAKSLVELPSPFAGVVGEVLVEEGQTVDVGAPIITIADAAAPASDVPAPGDPGLPAPATDPEAGGSVLVGYGSAGAVTSRRRKPAAAPAASAAGVVAKPPIRKLARDLGVDLSAVTPSGAGGEVTRDDVVKHASQASVFRNIETPEWPEVREETIPVAASVAEADPREESIPVRGVRKATAGSMVRSAYSAPHVTVWTDVDATRTMELVKRLKASPDYADTKVSPLLIMARAVIWAVRRTPMVNAAWVDGDDGAQINLRHYVNLGIAAATPRGLIVPNIKDAQNLSMRELAKSLERLTLTAREGKTPPADQQQGTITITNIGVFGMDAGTPIINPGEAGIIAMGTIRQKPWVVDGEVRPRFVTTVSGSFDHRVIDGDGMSRFIADVAAVLEEPALLVE from the coding sequence ATGAGCACGCAGACCTTCCACCTCCCGGATGTCGGCGAGGGCCTCACCGACGCCGAGATCGTCACCTGGCACGTCAAGAGCGGCGACACCGTCGCCGTCAACGACGTGATCGTCGAGATCGAGACGGCCAAGTCACTGGTCGAGCTGCCGTCGCCCTTCGCGGGCGTGGTCGGCGAGGTCCTGGTCGAGGAGGGGCAGACGGTCGACGTGGGAGCTCCCATCATCACGATCGCGGATGCGGCGGCTCCCGCATCCGATGTCCCCGCCCCCGGCGACCCGGGGCTCCCTGCCCCGGCTACCGATCCCGAGGCGGGCGGTTCGGTCCTCGTCGGCTATGGCTCCGCCGGTGCCGTCACCTCGCGTCGCCGCAAGCCCGCCGCGGCACCCGCCGCATCCGCCGCCGGCGTCGTGGCGAAGCCGCCGATCCGCAAGCTCGCACGCGACCTCGGTGTCGACCTGTCGGCGGTGACGCCCAGCGGCGCCGGCGGCGAGGTGACGCGCGACGACGTCGTGAAGCACGCGTCGCAGGCGAGCGTCTTCCGCAACATCGAGACGCCCGAGTGGCCCGAGGTGCGCGAGGAGACGATCCCGGTCGCCGCATCCGTCGCCGAGGCAGACCCGCGCGAAGAGTCCATCCCCGTGCGCGGGGTGCGCAAGGCGACCGCCGGCTCCATGGTGCGCAGCGCCTACTCCGCGCCGCACGTGACGGTGTGGACCGACGTCGACGCGACGCGCACGATGGAGCTCGTGAAGCGCCTGAAGGCGTCGCCCGACTACGCCGACACGAAGGTCTCGCCGCTGCTGATCATGGCGCGCGCGGTCATCTGGGCCGTGCGCCGCACCCCCATGGTCAACGCCGCGTGGGTCGACGGCGACGACGGCGCGCAGATCAACCTGCGCCACTACGTGAACCTCGGCATCGCGGCGGCGACGCCCCGCGGCCTCATCGTCCCGAACATCAAGGACGCACAGAACCTCAGCATGCGCGAGCTCGCGAAGTCGCTCGAGCGCCTGACGCTCACGGCGCGCGAGGGCAAGACCCCGCCCGCCGACCAGCAGCAGGGCACGATCACGATCACCAACATCGGCGTCTTCGGGATGGATGCGGGCACCCCCATCATCAACCCCGGCGAGGCCGGCATCATCGCGATGGGGACGATCCGCCAGAAGCCGTGGGTCGTCGACGGCGAGGTGCGCCCGCGCTTCGTGACCACCGTGTCCGGCTCGTTCGACCACCGCGTCATCGACGGCGACGGCATGAGCCGCTTCATCGCCGACGTCGCCGCCGTTCTCGAGGAGCCCGCTCTCCTCGTGGAGTGA
- a CDS encoding metal ABC transporter solute-binding protein, Zn/Mn family — translation MPLKTRLLLVPAAFAAAALALAGCSASSPADASTAGEGGAKIDVVASTDVYGDIAQTVGGDHVSVTSLIASFSQDPHDFEPSAADQLTMKNAKLVIANGGGYDPFVGSLVSASGTTAPVINAVSLSPEWTGSDASEAVEGFNEHVFYEPDTMVAVAKEIAAQLGEIDPGDADAFEANAAAFEADVSGKIQPILDDISKAHKGEKIFVTEPVPLYLAQAAGLVNDTPSEFSEAVEEGDDVPPATLLEALGLIGSGDVKIVFVNAQAAGAETTQVENKAAEVGVPVIKASELLPDGDTYVSWMVDMATQIKDALK, via the coding sequence ATGCCCCTGAAGACCCGACTCCTCCTCGTTCCCGCGGCCTTCGCCGCTGCCGCTCTCGCCCTCGCGGGCTGCTCCGCGAGTTCGCCCGCCGATGCCTCGACTGCCGGAGAAGGCGGCGCGAAGATCGACGTGGTCGCCTCCACCGACGTGTACGGCGACATCGCCCAGACCGTCGGCGGAGACCACGTCTCCGTGACCTCGCTCATCGCCTCCTTCAGCCAGGACCCGCACGACTTCGAGCCCTCCGCGGCCGACCAGCTGACGATGAAGAACGCGAAGCTCGTGATCGCGAACGGCGGCGGATACGACCCGTTCGTCGGGTCGCTGGTCAGCGCGTCCGGCACGACGGCGCCGGTGATCAACGCGGTGAGCCTCTCGCCGGAGTGGACCGGATCCGACGCCTCCGAGGCGGTCGAGGGCTTCAACGAGCACGTCTTCTACGAGCCCGACACGATGGTCGCCGTCGCGAAGGAGATCGCCGCGCAGCTCGGCGAGATCGACCCGGGCGACGCCGACGCGTTCGAGGCGAACGCCGCCGCCTTCGAAGCCGACGTCAGCGGCAAGATCCAGCCGATCCTCGACGACATCTCGAAGGCGCACAAGGGCGAGAAGATCTTCGTCACCGAGCCCGTTCCGCTCTACCTGGCGCAGGCCGCGGGGCTGGTCAACGACACCCCGTCGGAGTTCAGCGAGGCCGTTGAAGAGGGCGACGATGTGCCGCCCGCTACGCTGCTGGAAGCACTCGGACTCATCGGTAGCGGCGACGTCAAGATCGTGTTCGTCAACGCCCAGGCCGCTGGTGCTGAGACCACGCAGGTGGAGAACAAGGCGGCGGAGGTGGGCGTTCCGGTGATCAAGGCGTCCGAGCTGCTGCCCGACGGCGACACCTACGTCTCGTGGATGGTCGACATGGCAACGCAGATCAAGGACGCGCTCAAGTAG
- a CDS encoding metal ABC transporter ATP-binding protein, whose amino-acid sequence MAETPLPLSIASAALQRGGRVLWSGLNLSLQPGELVAVLGPSGAGKTTLLRAILGLDRLAEGSITALGEPVTRAGNRRIGYVPQQRPLARDTAMLARDLVRLGVDGHRFGFPFPRRADRARVDALIDAVGASAFAERPVGLLSGGEQQRLRVGQALADDPRLLLCDEPLTSLDLANQRAVVGLIDRHRRESGAGVLLVTHDINPVLDSVDRILYIANGAFTLGTPETVLRSDVLSELYGAPVHVLRAGDRLVVVGAPDADESHHHHHEDAL is encoded by the coding sequence GTGGCAGAAACCCCCCTTCCGCTCAGCATCGCGTCCGCCGCGCTCCAGCGCGGCGGACGCGTGCTGTGGAGCGGACTGAACCTCAGCCTCCAACCGGGCGAGCTCGTCGCCGTCCTCGGACCCAGCGGCGCCGGCAAGACGACGCTGCTGCGCGCGATCCTCGGCCTCGACCGGCTGGCCGAAGGTTCGATCACGGCGCTCGGCGAGCCGGTCACCCGCGCGGGAAACCGCCGCATCGGCTACGTCCCGCAGCAACGCCCGCTTGCGCGCGACACCGCGATGCTCGCCCGGGATCTCGTGCGGCTCGGCGTCGACGGGCACCGGTTCGGCTTCCCGTTTCCTCGGCGCGCCGATCGGGCGCGCGTGGACGCACTCATCGATGCGGTCGGCGCATCCGCGTTCGCGGAACGACCTGTAGGTCTGCTCTCGGGCGGGGAACAGCAGCGGCTGCGGGTCGGGCAGGCGCTCGCCGACGATCCGCGCCTCCTGCTGTGCGACGAGCCGCTCACGAGCCTCGACCTTGCCAATCAGCGCGCGGTGGTCGGGCTCATCGACCGGCATCGCCGCGAGAGCGGTGCGGGCGTGCTGCTGGTCACCCACGACATCAATCCCGTCCTGGACTCCGTCGACCGCATCCTCTACATCGCGAACGGCGCCTTCACTCTCGGCACCCCCGAGACGGTGCTGCGCTCGGACGTGCTGAGCGAGCTGTACGGCGCACCGGTGCACGTGCTGCGCGCGGGGGATCGCCTCGTTGTCGTCGGCGCTCCGGATGCGGACGAGTCCCACCATCACCACCACGAGGACGCCCTGTGA